Proteins encoded by one window of Lathyrus oleraceus cultivar Zhongwan6 chromosome 1, CAAS_Psat_ZW6_1.0, whole genome shotgun sequence:
- the LOC127097492 gene encoding trifunctional UDP-glucose 4,6-dehydratase/UDP-4-keto-6-deoxy-D-glucose 3,5-epimerase/UDP-4-keto-L-rhamnose-reductase RHM1 — MLLISSILISYTSACIYTTKKVQTSNLNLRRFRLHFLLSLNSRLLLFFFIYQFRLLDMTTHTPKNILITGAAGFIASHVANRLIRNYPDYKIVVLDKLDYCSNLKNLIPSKSSPNFKFVKGDIASADLVNYLLITEAIDTIMHFAAQTHVDNSFGNSFEFTKNNIYGTHVLLEACKVTGQIKRFIHVSTDEVYGETDEDAVVGNHEASQLLPTNPYSATKAGAEMLVMAYGRSYGLPVITTRGNNVYGPNQFPEKLIPKFILLALQGKVLPIHGDGSNVRSYLYCEDVAEAFEVILHKGEVGHVYNIGTKKERRVIDVATDLCRLFSKDPETSIKFVENRPFNDQRYFLDDQKLKNLGWSERTTWEEGLKKTMDWYIKNPDWWGDVSGALLPHPMLVMPGGMERHFNASADENSASYVSNTNTRMLVPTTKNVGSSQKHPLKFLIYGRTGWIGGLLGKLCEKQGIPYEYGKGRLEDRSSLVADIQNVKPSHIFNAAGVTGRPNVDWCESHKTETIRVNVAGTLTLADVSREHNLLMINYATGCIFEYDEAHPEGSGIGFKEEDTPNFTGSFYSKTKAMVEELLKEYDNVCTLRVRMPISSDLSNPRNFITKISRYNKVVNIPNSMTILDELLPISIEMAKRNLRGIWNFTNPGAVSHNEILEMYRDYIDPNFKWFNFTLEEQAKVIVAARSNNEMDASKLKNEFPELLSIKESLIKYVFEPNKKSA; from the exons ATGTTATTAATATCTTCAATATTGATTTCATACACAAGCGCGTGTATATATACAACAAAGAAAGTGCAGACTTCAAATCTAAATCTGCGTAGATTTCGTCTTCACTTCCTACTTTCTCTCAACTCACgtcttcttcttttcttcttcaTTTACCAATTT AGGTTGCTTGATATGACTACTCATACCCCGAAAAATATCTTGATTACCGGGGCAGCTGGATTCATTGCATCCCATGTTGCCAACCGGCTTATCCGGAACTATCCCGACTACAAAATTGTTGTTCTCGACAAACTCGATTACTGTTCGAATCTGAAGAATCTAATTCCTTCAAAATCGTCCCCTAACTTTAAGTTCGTGAAGGGGGACATTGCAAGTGCTGACCTTGTTAACTACCTTCTCATCACTGAGGCGATCGACACGATTATGCACTTTGCTGCTCAGACTCATGTTGACAACTCTTTTGGTAATAGTTTTGAGTTTACCAAGAACAACATATATGGTACTCATGTCTTATTAGAAGCCTGCAAGGTAACTGGACAGATCAAAAGATTCATCCATGTAAGCACTGATGAGGTCTATGGAGAGACCGATGAGGATGCTGTTGTTGGAAACCACGAGGCTTCTCAGCTACTTCCGACGAATCCGTACTCTGCAACAAAAGCTGGGGCGGAAATGCTCGTCATGGCGTATGGTAGGTCGTATGGATTACCAGTGATCACAACACGTGGAAACAATGTCTACGGCCCAAATCAGTTTCCTGAGAAGTTAATTCCAAAGTTCATCCTCTTGGCATTACAAGGCAAAGTTCTTCCGATTCACGGGGATGGTTCGAATGTAAGGAGTTATTTGTATTGTGAAGATGTTGCTGAAGCTTTTGAAGTTATCCTTCACAAGGGAGAGGTTGGACATGTTTACAATATTGGGACTAAGAAGGAACGGAGAGTTATCGATGTAGCCACCGATTTATGCAGACTCTTCTCGAAGGATCCAGAGACTAGTATAAAATTTGTAGAGAACAGACCGTTTAATGATCAGAGATACTTTCTTGATGATCAAAAGCTGAAGAATTTGGGTTGGTCGGAGAGAACTACTTGGGAAGAAGGCTTGAAGAAAACCATGGATTGGTACATCAAAAATCCCGATTGGTGGGGTGATGTGAGTGGTGCATTGCTTCCTCATCCGATGTTGGTGATGCCAGGTGGTATGGAGAGACATTTCAATGCATCTGCAGACGAAAATTCGGCATCATATGTCTCAAATACGAATACTCGAATGTTGGTTCCGACCACCAAGAACGTTGGCTCCTCGCAAAAACATCCTCTCAAATTCTTGATCTATGGAAGGACAGGTTGGATTGGTGGTTTACTCGGGAAATTGTGTGAGAAACAAGGGATTCCTTATGAGTATGGAAAAGGGCGCCTTGAGGATCGCTCATCACTCGTGGCTGATATTCAAAATGTGAAGCCGAGTCATATTTTCAATGCAGCAGGAGTTACCGGAAGACCTAATGTTGATTGGTGTGAATCTCATAAAACAGAAACAATCCGCGTCAACGTTGCTGGTACTTTAACATTGGCCGATGTCAGCAGAGAGCATAACCTTTTGATGATAAACTATGCTACCGGGTGCATATTCGAGTACGATGAAGCTCATCCAGAAGGTTCAGGCATTGGTTTTAAGGAGGAAGACACGCCTAATTTCACCGGTTCTTTCTATTCCAAAACTAAGGCTATG GTTGAAGAGCTCTTGAAAGAATATGACAATGTATGCACTCTCAGAGTCCGCATGCCGATTTCATCCGACTTAAGCAATCCACGCAATTTCATTACCAAGATTTCGCGTTACAACAAAGTCGTCAACATTCCAAACAGCATGACAATTTTGGATGAACTTCTTCCTATTTCAATTGAGATGGCTAAGAGGAACCTAAGAGGCATCTGGAACTTCACAAATCCTGGCGCCGTGAGCCACAACGAGATTCTCGAGATGTACAGGGATTACATCGATCCAAATTTCAAGTGGTTTAACTTCACACTTGAAGAACAAGCCAAGGTGATAGTTGCTGCCAGAAGCAACAATGAAATGGATGCATCCAAATTGAAGAATGAGTTTCCAGAATTGCTTTCCATCAAAGAATCACTTATCAAGTATGTGTTTGAGCCAAACAAGAAAAGTGCCTAA